The Limnospira fusiformis SAG 85.79 genomic interval CAGGCGGCGATGTCTTGCCGGGATTTGTTTTGAGACTTGATCGGATTTGGGGATGAGAATTGCCTGGCTTTTTAGTAGGGCGATCGCCTTACCCCACCCTGGAATTATAACACAGGCAACAAGCCAGTTCTACTTCTATAAGCGATCGCCATCAATCCCCGCTTCCCGCAACAACATCTCCAACCTTTTAGTCTTTCGGCGCTCCTCTTCCAACTCGGCGGTCACTTGTTCGGCTCGCGAGCGCTCCTGTTCGGCTCGCGAGCGCTCCTGTTGTAATTGTTGCTCGATTTCCAGGGGAGAAGAAAACGGCTGACCCTGGGGATTATAAAGTGTTAACGTCTCCTCGGATAACTCAAATCGAACTTGCAGGCGGGGACTCACCCAATTCTGCATTTCCTCAATCATAGCCAGATGATCGCCCGAACGGATACACCCGCTCAAATCATTGTTTTCCGGGTCATAAATATAATATTCCTCCACCCCATAGTGTTCGTAAAATAACAACTTCCGAGTCAGTTCTCCCGGTCGGTTCCCCGGAGACAGAATTTCCAACACCACCTGGGGGGCGATCGCCTTTTCTTTCCACTGTTGGTAAGAACCCCGGTCTCCCTTCTCTACCCCAAACACCACCATAACATCGGGCGCTTGGCGTATCTTATTATTTCCTTCCACCGGATACCAGAGTAAATCCCCCGCCACAAACACATCCGCCTGTAGGGCAAATAACCACGCCAGATTGTGATATATGGTCATAATCCAGCGAAACTGAATCGTATTCTCGGCCATCGGTTTACCGTCAGAATCAGGATAGATAATTTCATGCTGAGTTGCTATTTTTGGCTGAGAAACCATTGCTCATCTCCCTCTCAACTCATCTGGTGTTTCCCTCTCTGGGAATATGATAACCCAATCCTAAGCAAATGCCAGGATTTCCCAGCATCTGGCAAGTTACCATGAAGAATATCCGCCCACATTCCCGGAGGAAATCTGATGCACAGCACTCTCTCCCTGCAACTCCCCCCTTCCACCCTTCTCCACATCACCCTGGAACAATTCCAGGCGCTCGCCGCCGCCAACCCCGATTTAAGATTGGAACGGACAGCTACAGGAGAATTGATTGTGAACCCACCCGCAGGGAGCGAATCGGGAAAAAGAAATTTTAGCTTGACAACCCAACTGGGAATTTGGGTGGAAGCCCACCCGGAATTGGGGGAAGGGTTCGACTCCTCGACCGGATTTATCCTCCCCAATGGTGCGATCCGTTCCCCTGATGCTTCTTGGGTGAGTCGCCCCCGTTGGGAGGCGCTGACACCCGATATGCGTCGCGGTTTCGCTCCTTTATGTCCTGACTTCGTGGTGGAATTGCGATCGCCTACCGATAGCTTATCCCTACTGCGAGAAAAGATGGGGGAATATTTGGAAAATGGAGCCCGACTGGGATGGTTGATTGACCCCCAAAATCGACGGGTAGAAATCTACCGCCCCGGACAAGAAATCGAAGTTTTGCCGGAGCCCACAGAACTCTCAGGCGGCGATGTCTTGCCGGGATTTGTTTTGAGACTTAATCGGATTTGGGGATGAGAATTGCCTGGCTTTTTAGTAGGGCGATAGCCCCATGTATTTTTTGCCGGGAAAATCACCGTGATTAAGACATAATTTATTTTACAGCAGAATCCGTGAAATCACCATGGTAATTGGTGCATAATCATCACCTCTGTTCCTGAGAGTTGAAATGATACCAGTAAAGATGGTCTGTGAGGGGGTGAAAATTTCCGGGAGGTGATTTCCCAGAAACTTGACGACTGATAGACCAAGTGTAAAGCTATTTAAGGACAAAATCTCAACTAATTATATTCCCAGGAGTTTTTATGCCCTACGATCGCGAAAAACAAGTCGCTATTGATGCGGTACTCGCCGCCTCTCGCCTGTGCGAACAGGTCAGACAAGCCATTCCCCCGGCTATGGAAAAAGGGGATAAAAGCCCCGTAACCGTTGCCGATTTTGGTTCCCAGGCGATTATCTGTAAAGCTATCTCAGAAGCCTTCCCGGATGATCCGATAGTGGGAGAAGAAGATGCTACTACCCTGAAAACCCCGGAAATGGGGAACAACCTAGAGAAAGTCACAGACTATGTTAGGAGTATTATACCCGATGCCACCCCGGAGCAAGTAACTACCTGGATTGATCATGGTAATGGCAGTGTAGGAAAGCGATTCTGGACTCTGGATCCCATTGATGGCACTAAGGGGTTTTTGCGAAAAGACCAATATGCGATCGCACTAGCCCTAATTGAAAACGGGGAGGTTAAACTAGGAATTATGGGGTGTCCGGCTTATGCAATTGATGGAGATACTCCCGGAATGTTGTTTGTGGCTGTGCGGGGGGAAGGGTCGATGAAAATGCCCTTTTCTACGGGAAAATTTACGCCTATTCAGGTGGTGAAAGCTGAAAATACCCAAAATATGCGCTTTGTGGAAAGCGTGGAAGCCGCCCACGGTGATCAGTCTCGCCAAAATGCGATCGCCCAAGCTGCGGGAATTACCGCCCCCTCGGTGCGGATGGACTCCCAAGCTAAATATGGCGTTGTAGCATCAGGACAAGCGGCTTTATATCTGCGTCTTCCTTCCCCTAAATACCCTAATTACCAGGAAAATATTTGGGATCATGCTGCGGGGGCGATCGTCGTTGAAGAAGCCGGAGGTCGCGTCACAGATATGCACGGGAAACCCCTGGATTTTGCTTCTAGCATTAAAATGGTAGACAATCGGGGTATAGTGGTCAGCAGTGGATTGATTCATGATCAGGTTTTAGCTGCCTTGAAATCATAATTAACTGGTGGGGTTTGGGTTGAGGGGAGGCAATTATTAATCATTGTCGGGAGGGTCGGGTGATCCGGTCAGCTTGACCAACAATTATCAACCCGCCCTGATCTTAACCTTACTACTGAGAGGGCTTACTTATTCAAACTTTCAAGAACTGGGTGATAATCGGAATGAGTAAATTTGGAAATAGTCAACGATGGAACAATTAACATGGTACTTAGTCATATAATGTCTAAATTTTC includes:
- a CDS encoding Uma2 family endonuclease, coding for MHSTLSLQLPPSTLLHITLEQFQALAAANPDLRLERTATGELIVNPPAGSESGKRNFSLTTQLGIWVEAHPELGEGFDSSTGFILPNGAIRSPDASWVSRPRWEALTPDMRRGFAPLCPDFVVELRSPTDSLSLLREKMGEYLENGARLGWLIDPQNRRVEIYRPGQEIEVLPEPTELSGGDVLPGFVLRLNRIWG
- a CDS encoding 3'(2'),5'-bisphosphate nucleotidase, with the translated sequence MPYDREKQVAIDAVLAASRLCEQVRQAIPPAMEKGDKSPVTVADFGSQAIICKAISEAFPDDPIVGEEDATTLKTPEMGNNLEKVTDYVRSIIPDATPEQVTTWIDHGNGSVGKRFWTLDPIDGTKGFLRKDQYAIALALIENGEVKLGIMGCPAYAIDGDTPGMLFVAVRGEGSMKMPFSTGKFTPIQVVKAENTQNMRFVESVEAAHGDQSRQNAIAQAAGITAPSVRMDSQAKYGVVASGQAALYLRLPSPKYPNYQENIWDHAAGAIVVEEAGGRVTDMHGKPLDFASSIKMVDNRGIVVSSGLIHDQVLAALKS
- a CDS encoding Uma2 family endonuclease is translated as MVSQPKIATQHEIIYPDSDGKPMAENTIQFRWIMTIYHNLAWLFALQADVFVAGDLLWYPVEGNNKIRQAPDVMVVFGVEKGDRGSYQQWKEKAIAPQVVLEILSPGNRPGELTRKLLFYEHYGVEEYYIYDPENNDLSGCIRSGDHLAMIEEMQNWVSPRLQVRFELSEETLTLYNPQGQPFSSPLEIEQQLQQERSRAEQERSRAEQVTAELEEERRKTKRLEMLLREAGIDGDRL